TTATCAACCGGCGTCAGGTTCAACGGTGCAACATACGATGCGCGAAGTTGCGCGATATTAGCCACAGTCCGCACCGCCGCTACCCGCACAACCCGACTTTGCGGACCACTCACCGTTACGGTGTCGATCAAATTACCGTTGTAGCGTATCTCTGGATCACCGCGCTCAAAACTAAATGGTGGCGAACCAACGATTTCAAGACGAATGGGGACGGTCACAGTTTCTACAGGCTCGATACGTATACTGATAGCAGACGGTTCGATCCCTCCCGCCGGCACACTGAACGAGAGGTTGCTGCGCGTTGGTTGAACATTGATCGGCACCAGGTGATCGCCGGGACCAAGATTACTCAGATCGGCCACAACCCGGATATCAACCGGACGTAACTCCGAGCGCTGTCGGCGATCAGTGCGGAGGGTGACGTCAACGAGTGGAAACGAGGTTGTCGGCAACCCATTCGCATCAACGATCACCATATCTTCAGCCAGGCCAACGATCTGGAGCGTGAGGTCCTCGAAACGGGCCGTCTCTTCAGGATTCTCGCTGAAAGAAACAAACGACCAGAGGGCAAAGCTCAGACCAAAGGCCAGGAACGCCCGCAACACGATTGAACGCACGCCATTCATGCCGCCCTCTTCGCTTCTTTCTCAAGCGGCACCTGCATCAGATCGGCCAGCATTGTCCGCAGCCGTGTCTCGGTTAAATAGCTCACCATGCGGCCATCACTGACGAGCGAGATAGCACCGGTCTCTTCTGACACAACGACGGCCAGTGCATCAGTCTGCTCGGTAATCCCCTTGGCCGCACGGTGGCGCGTACCGTACCGTCGTGGACCGGAAATATCTTCGCTAAGCGGTAGCACAACATTGGCTGCCAGAATCCGATTCCCGCGAATGATCACTGCCATATCGTGCAAGGGTGAGTTAGGAAAGAAAATATTGAGCAAAAGCGGCGTGGAAATACGCGAGTCGAGAATCACACCACGGTCGGCAAATTCCTGCAACTGGGTGCGGCGTTCAATCACAATCAGTGCCCCAACCCCCTGCTGCGAGAGCTGTGCTGCTGCGCGACTGATCACCGTAATCGTCTCCAACAGCTCAGAGCGATTGGCACCACCAAACGGTCGCCCGAAGAGGTCACTCGACCGACCAAGGCTCTCTAGCGCCCGTCGCAACTCCGGCTGGAAAAGGACGGGAATAGCCACGATCAATGCCGGCGAGATGACATTCACAATCAACCAGGTGAGGAGCGTAAGCCGATCACTGGCGATAGCAGGCATCAGAAAAGCGATAGCCAGCAAAATACCAACCCCGCGCAGCAACTGGACAGCGCGCGTGCCACGCACAATGCCCAACAGCCAGTAAAAGAAGGCTGTAACAATGAAAATGTCGATCAGCGCGAATGGTGAGGTAAGCGGATTTAACCGCGTCCAGAGACGCTCAAGCTCTATCATTGTTAACTCTGTGGCGGCGCCGACTTACGTTGCTCTAGCATACGATTGGCGGCACTTAACATAGCTTCTACCCGTTCTGTTTCGATTCCCGGCATCTTCAGCATTCGCCGGCAGAGCTGGCTGGCCTGGCCGTATTCCTCGCGCCGCATCAGCATGTCGTAGAGCATGTAGTAGGCTTCCAGGTCTTGTTGATCAAGCCCAATGATCTGATGTAGTTCAGCGATAGCATTATCGTAATCGCGTTGTTGGGCAAAGATACGGGCAATCTGCTTCTTCTCGCTGATAGCCTCTTTGGTGCGACGGGCCAGCGTATGCATGAGTGCCAGCCATTGGCGGGCATCAATGTCGTTCGGTGCGATCTGAACAATCCGATCATACATCTCTCGCGCCCGCTCGTGATCGCTAAGCATCCAGTAGGTCTGGGCAACTTCTTGCAACGAGGCGACCGCATCTTTCAGTTGACCGGCCCGCTTTTGTAATTCACTCACCCGTACCAGACCGGCCAGCCCTTGATCGAGATAGCCACGGCGCAGTTGCATGCGAGCCAGGCGACTACCCATACCGATATGGTTTGGCGCCAGCCGTACCGCATATTCGAGCATTTCAATCGCCCGATCAAGCTGTTGCCGTTCCTCGTAATAGGTAGCCATTTCATCAAGCTGCGCCAGCGCCTCGGCCAGTTTTCCCTGCCGGAAATAGACTTCAGCCAGCTTGGTATAGATTGCACGGTCGTAAGGCAGCAATCGCTTCGCCTCTACCAGTGCCTGTTCAGCGCCGACCAGATCGTCGCTCATCGCATAGGCTTCGGCCATTCGTCGCACCAGAGCGGCGCGTGATGGCGGGATTGCAAAAGGATGGCGAAGGGTTGGATTGGGTGAAGTCTGGTCGGCAACAGCCTGGCCACGGCGGAGTTGTTCAAGCGCTTCTTCTGCCTTCCCAAGCGCAATATAACTATCGGCAGTTGCCTGATAAACCAGGGCCGGCGGGAGCATCGGATCGGGTTCACTCGCCAGTAAGGCTTGTGCCTGATCCAGCTCCAGTAAGGCCATATTGTGTTGTTCGTGCTGTTGCTGAATAATTGCCAGCATGTAGTGCAGCAGAGCGCGATCCTCAATCAAGAAGGCAGCGCGATACTCTGCCTGCACAGCGGCAAACTCGCCTGGCTGTTTCTTCAGTTCGGCCAGCACCGTCGCCAGCGAGTCCCAAATAACAGCGGGTTGCTCACCCATCAACGCCAGCGTGATATTCAACCGCGCCAGTGCGACAGGGTCATCGGGGGAACCCAATTCCAGCGCTTGCCGAAACTCATCGAGGGCAGCTTCAAACCGTTCGAGTTTGAGCAGGGCCAGACCGTACTGTGCATGTACGTCACGATGTTTTGGCGCCCATTGCAGCAAACGCCGAAACTCTTCCAGCGCTTTATTGGTCTGTCCAAGCCGAAAATAGGTATTTGCCACCTGAAGCAACTGCTCAACTGCCTCGTCAATGCGGCCAGTTTGCTTCAATAACTCGGCCAGTTTCGAGCGCGCATTGACCGTGTCGGGCGATAATTCGATAAAGCGAAAGTAGACGTCAATCGCTTTTTCTGCCTCACCACGCACACGGTACGTCTCGATCAGAAGTTGATACTTGGCAAGCGCCTCTTCAGGGCGACCCTGCCGTTCGTAGATTTCACCCATCCGTAGATGGATCGGGAGATACTCAACGTTGTGATGGATGACCTCCAGACATGCATCGAGCGCCGCGTCGAGCAAGCCCTGGGTGAGATAGGTTCCACTCAGTTCGAGCCAGCCGGCGGTCACCTCATCAAGGCCGGTGGGATCGAGTGGAGTTGGTGGTGGGAATTCAGGCGTTGCCAGCGCTGTTGGTGCACTCATCCGTTCGAGCAGTGGTAACTGTTCGATGGCTACTGGCTCGACTGCTGGTGCCTGATCGTTATCGGGGATGTTTCCTGAACGGAGAAAATCCGTAATCGGTCGAATCTTCCCCCATCGCCCGGTATCCGTATCAGGAACAGGAGGCTCAGGTTCAGCCGGTGCCGGCTGTGGCTGCAAGACACCCGTCCCAATGGTTCGCAGCTTGGCGAACATATTGCGGTCGGCCAGCTCTTTTGCCCGATTCTTGAATTCGACTGCTCGATCACGCCCCCACCGCTTACTTGCCAGAAAATCGGCCAGTGTGCCGTAGAGGGTTGAAGCCCGGGCCAGATCACCAATTTGCTCGTAAACTGTTGCCGCACTCTCGTACATCGCAATGAGATCATCGGCCTCCGCTTTACCGATAGTCTCAAGATCAACCAGGCTAATCGTCAGCTCGAACTCTTGCGCAGCCTGGGGTAATTGCCCAAGGTCACGATAGACCTGTCCCAATGCGAAGTGGGCAGAGAGTGCATATTCGGGATCGCCGGCGGCACGGGTCAACACACCCACCGCCGCTTTGAGATTACCCCGCGACTGGTAGAGTAAGCCGAGTGAATAGAGCACATCCGCTCGTTCGAGGCCAGCCTGCAGTGCCTGTTCGTAAAGTTCTACAGCCCGATCCTCATCACCGGCTTGCTGACATGCCATAGCCTCGGCAATGAGATGTTCTGGTTGCGACGCCGAACCCCTAAGGGCACCGGTTGGGAGTGACGGACGTAATCCACTCGTGCCACGCATGGCAACCGATGCCACCGGTTGCGTACCGAGCTGTTCACGCAGCCGGGTCGCAAGATCACGGGCAGCACGTTGATTGGGCACCAGGCGGAGTGCCCATTCGACCTCTTGTAACGCTGCGGCCAGATCACCCTGAGCAATCAGGCGCTGGGCCAGTTCCAGATGGGTATCGGCAGCTTCGGGAAGTGCACCAATGTCTTCGTAAAGCTGCGCCAACCGACGGCGTTGATCATCAAGTTCCGGTTGAAGGGAGAGCAGTTCACGCAATGACTCGGCAGCCTGTAGCGAGCGACCCTGCGCACTATGGAGATCGGCTAACGCTCGATAAGCATCAGCCGCCGCCGCAACGTCACCTTGCCGCTGATAGCATTGAGCAATATAGCTGAGAAAAAAAGCATTGGTGCGGTCAGTTTCGTACAAATCGCGAAATGCCTGCAACGCCTTGTCAAACCGGTTCGTCTGAAAGAGGGCGACGGCTGCGGCGGTGCGTGCTTCGAGGTCTTGTGGGAACTCTTGCAATGCCCGTACCGCTGCCCGTAACGAGTCTTCCCAACGACCTTGTGCCGATGCGTCCCGACACTGCTCCATTGCGCGATCAAAGATTGCCCGGTTGCCTGCCATAGCGTCTTTCCGCATGCTATCGGCGCTACTTCCCTAACAAGAACAAAATGAGCGCCTTTTGAACGTGGAGTCGATTCTCTGCCTGCTCAAATACGACAGATTGCGGCCCGTCGATAACCTCAGCCGTTACTTCCTCACCACGATGCGCCGGTAAGCAGTGCATCGCCAGTGCGTGTGGTGCCGCATGGGCCATAAGCGCTGTGTTTACCTGATACGGTGTAAAGACCGGACGACGACGTGCAGCTTCGTGCTCCTGCCCCATCGATGCCCAGACATCAGTATACACTGCATCGGCTCCGCTAACCGCTTCGACCGGAGAAGCTGTAATGGCGAGCGTGGCGTCGTGTTCCTGGGCCAGTCGTTCCGTTAGTTCGATAATGTCGGGTGCCGGTCGGTAATCGGGTGGACACCCAATCCGCAGGTTGAGACCCAGCGTTGCACCCAATAACATCAACGAATGACAGACATTATTTCCATCACCAACATACGCCAGGGTGAGACCCTGTAAGCGTCCGAAGCGTTCACGGAGCGTCAGCATATCGGCCAGTGCCTGACATGGATGCTCACGATCCGAGAGTGCATTAATAACCGGTACCGTCGCATAGCGCGCCAGAGTCTCAACCGTGGCATGCTTGAACACCCGTGCCGCGATAATTGCCACCCAGCGACTTAAATTGCGAGCAACGTCAGGAACACTCTCACGCCCGCCCATATCAATGTCATTTGCCGAGAGATAGGAAGGATGTCCACCGAGCTGGGTCATACCGGCTTCAAAGGCTACCCGTGTGCGCAGAGAAGGCTTTTCAAAGACGAGAGCGAGTGTCTGGCCTAACAAGGGCCGATCATTGACCTGGCCGGCGCGCCATGCCGCTTTAAGCATTGCGGCCCGATCAAGCAGGGCTTCCGCCTCAGCACGGTTAAGATCGGCTGCGGAGAGAAAATGTCGTAATGTCATGGTAACATTCTTTCTTTCTATTCAGGCACAGGCAGGTCTGGCAAACGCCGACAGGATTGTATGCGCCGTAGCGTGTATTTCACTCAGTTCATTCCTGAGTCCTGGCGCGAGAGCTGTCGCCCCGGCGTCGGCGTGAATGATACCGCTGTTCAAGACTCAGACGGCGATAATCTCCTGCTTCGATGATAATCCGTTCCCGACAGATAGCGGTATCGTACATCCGGGAAAGAATGCGCGGATCGATATCCTTCGGGTCACGATTACTGGTGATCACCGTCGGTAGAGCATAATTATACCGATGGTTCATGATCTGGTAAAGTTTTTCTCGTGCCCAGGGGGTCGTATTTTCGGTGCCCAGGTCGTCAAGGATCAGCAATGGTACATCGCGCACCAGTTCAAACCGTTCATCGTAGGCCGTCTCAGAATTAGGGCCGAAGGTTGAGCGAAGGTGGTCGAGCAGATCGGGCACAACGGTAAAAAGCACCGGCGTATGACGGTCAAGAGCTTCGTTTGCAATGGCGGCGGCCAGATGGGTTTTACCGCACCCATACCCACCAAACAAAACCAGCCAGCCCTGGGGGTTTTGCGCATACTCATAAGCACGGGCAAATGCCCGCTGTACGCCGGGTACAGTACGGTCAAAGGTGGCAAACGTCTTATCACGCAGCGGTGCCAGGTTTGAGAGTCGCTCCAGTTCTTCGTAGCGTCGGCGTTCTTTCTCGGCCTGTTTGCAACGACAGGTGATCAGAACGCCAAAATTGGGATCCCCATACGGCACGGCCAGCGTGTAGTAGCCAACACCGCGACAGATTGGACATACCTCTTCAGAGGTCGCTCTCGTCGCTTCCGCGGCGGAAGAGGTGTCCGAGTTGCCCGCTGGTATATTTTTCAATATCGATAGGTCGTCCGGTCTGATACGACGCAGGTTCTCGTCCATTGGCGGCCCACCTCTCCAGCATACGCTGAATATAACGCCACGAACGTACATTCGCCCGTACTGCCTCGCGAATGGCATCTTCGAGCCATTCAGCGGGATAGCGGGCACTGGCCTCACGCAATTCCTCAAGTAATAATGGTGTTACCAGTCCAATATTTTGTTCGTACAATTCTATCAGACCCGGTCGCTCGCCAATCGCCTCATCGGCTGGAGGAACGAACCCACTCGCTCCGACTTGTTCTGCCCATGCCCGGTTGGCCGGTGTATTGATGAGATACCAGTTCCGTACCCGGCCATCGCGTGGCTCTACCAGATGTAAAACGGTGCCCCGACGTACCGCTGCTGTCAGTCCTTCATCGAGCAGCTCCTCGAACGAACGTAGGGTACTGAGCGACTGCAACGAGCGCCTGAGTAGATCATCATTGAGGAGATCATCCCAACTGAGCCGCCGTGGTCGGCTACGCAGGCGACTGATGCGGTAGAAGAGATGCAGCGTCACTTTGATCTCGCTCGGCTTTGTGATAGCCGGCAATATCTCGGTGAAAAACTCCGGCGGGATGCCGGTTAGTCGTTCAGTTGTGAAGCCACTGAAAGTCATACCTTCTCACCGCCTGATGCGACCGGTGAATCTGTTCCTCTCCCCATGATACACCTTATGCAAGCATCTGATATGACGCAATAGAGTCTGTTTTGTCCGTACAACGCGGATTCCAGGCATCGTACAAGCCGGGTTGGCTCTGCGGCATATACAAGCGCATTTTGATCCATGGTACCATATCTCGCCGGTGCACAGAATTACGACAAAATCTGTGCAAAGTATTGACAAAAACTATGAATCGTCATATCATTTGCATGGCAAACTTTTCGACTTGCTATTTACTTCGATAGATCGGGAACTGGCACTATGAAATCACGCTCGCCGCTTGTCTTTATCTTTCTGACCATTTTCATTGATCTGCTCGGCATCGGTATCGTCTTACCGTTGCTGCCTGAATATGTCAAAATTGTTGAACAATCAACATGGCCGTGGCTGGCCGAAAATCGAGCATTCATTGTCGGGGCGTTAACCGCTTCGTATGCGTTGATGCAATTTCTCTTCGCCCCGGTTTTGGGCGCACTTGGTGATCGCTTTGGCCGACGGCCGGTACTACTTCTGAGCCTGGTTGGCGCTGGGGTGAGCTATCTGGTCTTTGCTCTGGCCGAACAGTTAACGTTTCTCGGTGTTGAGACGGTGATCGGGCTGTTGTTTCTGGCCCGCATCGCCGCCGGAATCACCGGTGCCAGCATCAGTACAGCTCAGGCATATATTGCCGACGTCACACCACCAAACGAGCGTGCTCGTGGTTTGGGAATGATTGGTGCCGCCTTCGGTCTTGGCTTTATGCTTGGCCCGGCCCTGGGCGGGTTGCTCGCTAATGTCAGTTTGCACGCCCCAGCCCTCTTCGCAGCAGCGCTCAGCTTTGCCAACGCGACCTTCGGCTTCTTTCGTCTGCCTGAGTCGCTGCCACCGGAAAAGCGAGTACAGTCGCACGTCCGTGATCTCAATCCCATCAAGCGGTTGCTGGCCGTCGCCGGTGATCAGCGTGTTCAGCCATTCATTCTTGGTAGCGTCCTGTTCAATCTGGCCTTTGCCGGACTGCAAAGCAATTTTCCGGTCTATAGCGACGAACGTTTTGGTTTCAGTCCACAGCAAAATGCGTTTGTATTCGCATTTATTGGCCTGATTGCAGTCGTTGTGCAGGGATTTTTGATCAGGAAGCTAGTGGCCCGCTTCGGTGAAGCCCGCCTGACGATAGCCGGTCTGATTCTGATGGCAATTGGCTTCGCGGCTACCGGTCTGGCTTCCGCCGGATGGATGCTCTTCCCGGCTATTGGTCTGGTGGCTCTCGGTGGCGGTATGGTCACCCCGTCACTGACAAGTCTGGTATCGCAGTCGGTATCAGCCCAGGAGCAAGGCGCGACCCTGGGTGGTGTGCAGTCGTACAACAGTTTGATGATGGTAGCCGGGCCGTTGCTGGCCGGGATGCTATTCGATCTGGTTGGACAGACTGCACCCTATTTGATCGGTGCCGGTCTGCTGGCAGCTTCGCTGGTGGTGTTGTATGGTACGTTACGTGAGCGGTTTACCGGGACACCACAGCCGACTACTACCACCGTTTCTACCGAGACGATGGTGCAGGTTGAGTAACTCTCCTCAGCTCAGCACCATTGATCATGAGTGAGCAGGCACCAGACAAGGCCAATCACATCCTTGCCGGGAACCTGTTGTGAGCGTTGTAGCCTGGATGTGGTGAGATTTTACGGAGACGTTTCAGGCCGGCAACATACCACCGGGCAGCTCCCTGTGCGGTTCAAGAGCAGACAAAATACGCGAGATAACACAACTTCTGCTATATCAAGATGCCCAAATGCAGGCTTGTGCTCTCTCCTCGCTCACGTGTAGGTGAGGAGAGAGATCAAAGACCAGTACCAGGGCGTCTCGATGAGGCAAACATTGCGATTATGTATCCGTCTTTGAATATTGAGGAGCGGGTAGTGAACCCGCTCCCTTCACCCCCAAATACACCACGACAGGACTGGTATGCTATGTCTCCTGCATAGCAACGGCGGTTGTGACTATCTGTGCATCCTATTCCTCCTCCTCACTCTCGTGGCGGTTGTTTCCACCGTCGAGAAAGATAATCTCGTCAGCGCGAACGTATGTCCGTGAACGGGTTTGTCCACTCTCCTTGTCCTGCCAGCTATCGGTGCGCAGGCTTCCCATCACCATAACCCGGCGCCCCTTCTGCAAATAGTTACCACACACCTCTGCCAGCCGCTCCCACGCTTCCACCGTTGTCCATTCGGTTTCACTCTGCCGCTTCCCTTGTTCGTCGGTTCCGCCCGGACGATTGGTTGCCAGACTGAACCGACAGAACGAAACACCATTACCCACTTGCCGTACCTCCGGATCGGCTCCCAATCGCCCGATCAGCTCGACCCGATTCACCGTACCGCGAAAGCTGCGCATCACCCACTCCTTTCTGCTTTCAGCATTGCACCGGTTGTATTTCTGTTGTCATGTAATAAACCGTGATCAGTGCCCAAAAGTGTCGCGGGAATTTGCGCCTATTTTTGATAACAGGTATCAAAAAAGTGTCAGAACGGATAACAAGGAGTATAATGAGAGCTATGACACACTGGCTCGATTCACCCAATCTATCTACCGGTACTCCCGGCATCACATCACCGATTGCGACGATCCTCGCGCTCAGCAAAACGGTGCTCTCGTCACTCGATCTGGCTGATGTCTTGCGGCGGGTGCTGATTGCTACCCGTGAATTGACCGGTGCCGATGTCGTGTCGATCTGGCTGCTTGATGAACGTGGTGAGTGGCTGACCAGTGCAGCTACGTTGGGGCTTGAAGAACGTAAGGAGCAAGATCGCAACTTTCGATTACGGGTTGGGGAAGGAGTCGCCGGTTGGGCGGTCGCCAATCGTCAGGTCTTGCAACTTATCGATCCAGCTAATGATCCGCGCTACATACAGCAACTTGATCGCCACCCCGCAGTGATTCTCGCCATTCCGCTGATTGTCCGTGAACACTGTTTCGGTGCACTGAGCCTGTCCCGGTTTGAGCTGTCGGCACCATTCAGCCAGGAACTTATTGAAACTATCTCGATCTTTGCCGATCAGGCAGCGATTGCTATCGACAACGCCAACACGGCCCAGGCTTTGCGACGGTCTACTGCCCGCGAGCGAATTCTGGCAGCCAGTGTGGCAACCGATGGTGCAGAAACCAGGATATTACAGGAGCTGGCAACCGTACTCGGTACCACACCGTGCCTGATCACGAGTATCGCAAACGGCGCAATGTTTGATCATACCGGCTGTCCGATTTCTGAAAGTGATTTTGCCCGTTGGCGACGTGAGGGGGCATTGATCGTTGATTTACGCCTCGATGGCCTGCCGGCCTGGCTGGTGGTCGATCAATCGGGGCATTACTGGACACAGAGTGATGCCGATCTGCTGGCGTTTGCTGCCGTCCAGATCATGTACGCCCGCCAGCGGGCATACGAACAACGCTCGCATGCCCGTGCTGAAGCTCTGAGTCATCTGGTGGCGTTGACTAATGCGCGTATCGACCAGGTGAGCGTTCTCGATCACATTCTGGTAGAACTACACCGCTTTATCAATTTTGACTCGGCCTGTATCTTTGTCGTCCACGACGAAGAGTATGTTCGTCTGCTCGCACAACGCGGTCTGCGCAACCCCTTCGATCAGATAACCCTCTTTGCCGGTGCGGGGTCGCTGATCAACGAATTGCGGCGTTTGGGTACAGCTATCTATGAGCCTGATGTTCAAAAGCTCCCGAACTGGCAAAAAGTTCCTGATAGCGACATTATTCGTTCGTGGATCGGGGTACCGCTGCGGGTTGATCAGACGACGATTGGTGTCCTGACCATTGACAAGTGGACACCCAATGCTTTTACAGCAGAAGATGTGGCGACAGCGCAGATGTTTGGCGAGCAGGTGGCAGTTGTGATCAACAATGTACGCCTGCTCCGCGAAGCCCAGGAACGGGCGCGTCAGTTTCAGGTACTGCAACAGTTCAGTGTGCGCATTGGTACGCTCGATGAGATTGATCGTCTGCTCGATGAAGCTGCGCAACTCCTTCACCAGTCGTTCGGTTATTATCAGGTCTTAATCGGCGTCATCGAAGATGATCGACTGGTAATACAGTCGGCAGCAGGTCATCTCCGCAAAGACCCCCAAACCTTTCCACCCACCCCACTCAACATCGGCATCAGCGGTTGGGTGATCACCCACGCCAGACCGGCTATTGCGAATGATGTAGCCCGCGATGAGCGGTACATCAGTCATCCCAGCTTACCGGCGACTGCTGCCGAGATGGTTGTCCCTATTCTGGTTGATGAGCGTGTGTTCGGCGTGATTATCATTGAAAGCGCAGTCAAAGGTATCTTCAGTCAAGGTGATCTGGAGCTGGTGATGGCAATGGCTCATCTGATAGGCGTAACCATTGCCAATTTGCGTCACGATGCCGAATTGCAGCGGGTACGCGATCAGTTGGTCGAGCGGGATCGATTGCGTGCCCTTGGTGAACTATCGAGTGGTGTCGCCCATGACTTTAACAACCTGTTGGCAAGCATCCTGGGTCATGTACAGTTATTGCTGGCTGAAAACCACGATCCCGGACTTGAAGAAGGGTTACGGGCGATAGAGCTGGCTGCCCTCGATGGCACTGCAACGGTCAGACGATTGCAAGGCTTTGCGCAAAGCAGTCGTTCGACACCGAATAGTGCGGTGAATGTGAATCAGATCGTTGAAGAGAGTTTAGCCCTTACCAGACCGCTTTGGCGCGATGAGGCCCAGAGTCGTGGGGTTGTGATTACCATCCGCACCGATCTGACACCATTGCCATCAATCATCGGCGATGCACCAGCCCTGCGTGAACTGGTTATCAATCTCATCCTCAACGCTCTTGACGCAATGCCGGAAGGTGGCACAATTACCCTCCGCACCGCTCTCGCCCCACCCCAACGTCTCGGCGAGGCAGCCGTGCTACTAGAAGTCAGTGATACAGGGATTGGGATTGATCCGTCCATTCAAGAACAAATCTTTGCGCCCTTCTTCTCGACCAAGGGGACACGTGGTACCGGGATGGGGCTGGCAATTGTCCGCAGTGTCGTGCAGCAACATCGAGGGCGGATTGAGCTTGAGAGTGCACCTGGCGCAGGGGCATGCTTTCGTATCTTGCTGCCAGTTGGCACACCTCCCCAAAGTGAGGTAGTACAACCAAAAACGCCTGAAACACCATCTCTCAACATCCTGGTTATCGATGATGAGGAAGCCGTGCGTAACGTATTAGTGCGCATGCTGCAACGCCTCGGTCATCAGGTAGACAGTGCAGGCTCAGGTGAGTCTGCTCTCAGCCAATTCGTAGCCGGTCGGTATGACCTGGTATGTACCGATCTCGGTATGCCGGGTATGTCGGGCTGGGAAGTAGCCGCGCAGGTGCGTCGAGTTGATCCGGCAGCCCGTGTGGTCCTGGTTACCGGTTGGAGCGAACAGATTGATCCTGACGAGGCTCGTGGACGGGGAATTGATGCGATACTGGCGAAACCGTTTACCATTCAACAAGTCCGGTCCCTACTCGCCAGCATACTGTTGGATAGACGGTGAGTCACCTCTACCTCCTGCAAACATCTTCCGCTACTGGGTGATTTATGCGAGCCAACTGCAATATCGCGAACATGACACACGGTACACAGGTACGACTTCCGATATAACCAGCAATAAAACCCATTCAGGTTGATATACGTGCTGAAGCGCCACTGGCGAGCGCTTTGTAGATCGTCGCAGTGCGAGAGCGTTTGTTATACCCTTCCGCGCCAGGTACGCCGTCAGATAAACTGTGGATAGTGTGTCGTAACTTCCATTACACCAGATTTGATAGCACATCATCTCGCGTTACATTTGTGCGACAGACTGATAAACATTATCAGATTCATCGATAGTTTCTTAGACAAAAGTTCCTCGTGTTTAACGCGCTGCCACGAATAACCGGCAACGCACGTTTGCCGCAAAGCGTCATTTTTTATATCAAAACATTTAACAGTCAAACACGAATCAAATATACACCCGTTGGTCAGATCAGGCACTACAAAGAAGAAAAATTGAGCAATCACCACCGGCTATTGACAAATGACGAAAAATATATTACTATTCCTCTACTTTTACGACGCTACGCTGTGATACGACTCTCGAACGACAGCACAGTGTGAACGCCGGCAAGAAGCTGAAGCTTGACTGATAACAACCTGACATCAACCTCTACGTCGGCTTCGCTTCCTACCCTGCCGACCTCCGGCGCCACCAGGTGTGTGGTATTGGTATGAACCTTTATGCCGGTGGTTAGGCAGCGAGAAAGAGGAAAGACGCTCCATGATTGAGCTACATCACGATCGCTCTGGTGATCTACTTCCGCTTGAATTGCAACGTTTGCGTGAACGAGCAGTTCATCATCGAAGTAGATACTTACGACAATCGCGACCGTTTGCTACAATCGCTTCATTTGCCCGCTCTGCGCCAGAACTACAACGCA
This genomic window from Chloroflexus aurantiacus J-10-fl contains:
- a CDS encoding ATP-binding protein: MPYGDPNFGVLITCRCKQAEKERRRYEELERLSNLAPLRDKTFATFDRTVPGVQRAFARAYEYAQNPQGWLVLFGGYGCGKTHLAAAIANEALDRHTPVLFTVVPDLLDHLRSTFGPNSETAYDERFELVRDVPLLILDDLGTENTTPWAREKLYQIMNHRYNYALPTVITSNRDPKDIDPRILSRMYDTAICRERIIIEAGDYRRLSLEQRYHSRRRRGDSSRARTQE
- a CDS encoding tetratricopeptide repeat protein; translated protein: MAGNRAIFDRAMEQCRDASAQGRWEDSLRAAVRALQEFPQDLEARTAAAVALFQTNRFDKALQAFRDLYETDRTNAFFLSYIAQCYQRQGDVAAAADAYRALADLHSAQGRSLQAAESLRELLSLQPELDDQRRRLAQLYEDIGALPEAADTHLELAQRLIAQGDLAAALQEVEWALRLVPNQRAARDLATRLREQLGTQPVASVAMRGTSGLRPSLPTGALRGSASQPEHLIAEAMACQQAGDEDRAVELYEQALQAGLERADVLYSLGLLYQSRGNLKAAVGVLTRAAGDPEYALSAHFALGQVYRDLGQLPQAAQEFELTISLVDLETIGKAEADDLIAMYESAATVYEQIGDLARASTLYGTLADFLASKRWGRDRAVEFKNRAKELADRNMFAKLRTIGTGVLQPQPAPAEPEPPVPDTDTGRWGKIRPITDFLRSGNIPDNDQAPAVEPVAIEQLPLLERMSAPTALATPEFPPPTPLDPTGLDEVTAGWLELSGTYLTQGLLDAALDACLEVIHHNVEYLPIHLRMGEIYERQGRPEEALAKYQLLIETYRVRGEAEKAIDVYFRFIELSPDTVNARSKLAELLKQTGRIDEAVEQLLQVANTYFRLGQTNKALEEFRRLLQWAPKHRDVHAQYGLALLKLERFEAALDEFRQALELGSPDDPVALARLNITLALMGEQPAVIWDSLATVLAELKKQPGEFAAVQAEYRAAFLIEDRALLHYMLAIIQQQHEQHNMALLELDQAQALLASEPDPMLPPALVYQATADSYIALGKAEEALEQLRRGQAVADQTSPNPTLRHPFAIPPSRAALVRRMAEAYAMSDDLVGAEQALVEAKRLLPYDRAIYTKLAEVYFRQGKLAEALAQLDEMATYYEERQQLDRAIEMLEYAVRLAPNHIGMGSRLARMQLRRGYLDQGLAGLVRVSELQKRAGQLKDAVASLQEVAQTYWMLSDHERAREMYDRIVQIAPNDIDARQWLALMHTLARRTKEAISEKKQIARIFAQQRDYDNAIAELHQIIGLDQQDLEAYYMLYDMLMRREEYGQASQLCRRMLKMPGIETERVEAMLSAANRMLEQRKSAPPQS
- the argF gene encoding ornithine carbamoyltransferase, whose amino-acid sequence is MTLRHFLSAADLNRAEAEALLDRAAMLKAAWRAGQVNDRPLLGQTLALVFEKPSLRTRVAFEAGMTQLGGHPSYLSANDIDMGGRESVPDVARNLSRWVAIIAARVFKHATVETLARYATVPVINALSDREHPCQALADMLTLRERFGRLQGLTLAYVGDGNNVCHSLMLLGATLGLNLRIGCPPDYRPAPDIIELTERLAQEHDATLAITASPVEAVSGADAVYTDVWASMGQEHEAARRRPVFTPYQVNTALMAHAAPHALAMHCLPAHRGEEVTAEVIDGPQSVVFEQAENRLHVQKALILFLLGK
- a CDS encoding DnaD domain-containing protein, with amino-acid sequence MTFSGFTTERLTGIPPEFFTEILPAITKPSEIKVTLHLFYRISRLRSRPRRLSWDDLLNDDLLRRSLQSLSTLRSFEELLDEGLTAAVRRGTVLHLVEPRDGRVRNWYLINTPANRAWAEQVGASGFVPPADEAIGERPGLIELYEQNIGLVTPLLLEELREASARYPAEWLEDAIREAVRANVRSWRYIQRMLERWAANGREPASYQTGRPIDIEKYTSGQLGHLFRRGSDESDL
- the cdaA gene encoding diadenylate cyclase CdaA, translated to MIELERLWTRLNPLTSPFALIDIFIVTAFFYWLLGIVRGTRAVQLLRGVGILLAIAFLMPAIASDRLTLLTWLIVNVISPALIVAIPVLFQPELRRALESLGRSSDLFGRPFGGANRSELLETITVISRAAAQLSQQGVGALIVIERRTQLQEFADRGVILDSRISTPLLLNIFFPNSPLHDMAVIIRGNRILAANVVLPLSEDISGPRRYGTRHRAAKGITEQTDALAVVVSEETGAISLVSDGRMVSYLTETRLRTMLADLMQVPLEKEAKRAA